The following are encoded in a window of Echeneis naucrates chromosome 19, fEcheNa1.1, whole genome shotgun sequence genomic DNA:
- the LOC115060123 gene encoding sulfotransferase family cytosolic 2B member 1-like: MTEAEMYTSYKGVYLLSRVLCRRNLKCYEEFNFLPDDILIVTYPKSGTTWMQEIVPLIVSGGDPASVETLYNWDRVPWLEFHTDCNEDFSKRPSPRMFATHFQHHMMPPGFFEVKPKVIYVMRNPKDVFTSYIHQHSMTPLMVQTGPQREFLHKFLDGKVAFGSWFDHVKGWLNAEDKERIMYISYEEMIMDLKDSVTRIAQFLEKPLGPEVIEKIAERCLFKNMKQNKMSNYSAAPREFLDQRKSEFLRKGVVGDWKNQLTVAEAEHFDAVYKDKIKDFKYEFIWD; encoded by the exons ATGACTGAGGCTGAAATGTACACATCGTACAAAGGGGTCTATCTCCTCTCGCGTGTGCTCTGTCGCAGGAACTTAAAATGCTACGAGGAATTCAACTTTCTCCCAGACGATATTCTCATCGTCACATACCCGAAGTCAG gtACAACATGGATGCAGGAGATTGTCCCTCTGATTGTCAGTGGAGGAGATCCAGCCTCTGTTGAGACTCTTTATAACTGGGACCGTGTCCCCTGGTTGGAGTTTCATACCGACTGTAATGAAGACTTTTCCAAGAGGCCTTCTCCTCGCATGTTTGCAACACACTTCCAACACCACATGATGCCTCCAGGCTTCTTTGAAGTAAAGCCAAAG GTCATCTATGTCATGAGGAACCCAAAAGATGTGTTTACATCTTACATTCATCAGCACAGCATGACCCCCTTAATGGTCCAAACAGGCCCACAGAGAGAGTTCCTCCACAAGTTCCTTGATGGAAAAG tTGCTTTTGGCTCCTGGTTTGACCATGTGAAGGGCTGGCTGAACGCTGAAGATAAAGAGCGTATTATGTACATCTCCTACGAAGAGATGATCATG GACCTGAAGGACTCTGTGACCAGGATCGCTCAGTTCTTGGAGAAGCCTTTGGGGCCTGAGGTGATAGAGAAGATAGCAGAGCGTTGTTTGTTCAAGAacatgaagcaaaacaaaatgtcgAACTACTCTGCTGCTCCTCGTGAGTTCCTGGACCAAAGAAAGTCTGAATTCCTCAGGAAAG GAGTTGTTGGAGACTGGAAAAACCAGCTAACAGTGGCAGAAGCGGAGCATTTTGATGCTGTCTACAAAGACAAAATTAAGGATTTCAAGTATGAATTCATATGGGATTAA
- the LOC115060151 gene encoding sulfotransferase family cytosolic 2B member 1-like, with product MTEAELYSLYKGVYVPSNLHHPQSLQNYEDFTFRRDDVIIVTYPKSGTTWMKEIVPLVVSRGDPASVETLQNWDRVPWLEGNRAWDLELENRPSPRIFATHFHYNMMPQGFFKVKPKVIYVMRNPKDVFTSSFHYYGIASFLVHPGSQGEFLQKFLDGKVMFGSWFDHVKGWLNAEDKERIMYISYEEMIMDLKDSVTRIAQFLEKPLEPEVIEKIAECCLFKNMKQNKMSNYSAVPREFLDQRKSEFLRKGIAGDWKNQLTSDEAEYFDSVYKVTMKDVMYKFIWD from the exons ATGACGGAAGCTGAGCTGTACTCGCTGTACAAGGGTGTCTATGTGCCCTCAAATTTGCATCATCCACAAAGCCTCCAGAACTACGAGGATTTCACCTTCCGCCGGGATGACGTCATCATTGTGACGTATCCAAAGTCAG gtACAACATGGATGAAGGAGATTGTCCCTCTGGTTGTCAGCAGAGGTGACCCAGCTTCTGTTGAGACTCTTCAGAACTGGGACCGTGTCCCCTGGTTGGAGGGGAATCGGGCCTGGGACCTCGAACTGGAAAACAGGCCGTCTCCTCGTATTTTTGCTACTCACTTCCACTACAACATGATGCCTCAAGGCTTCTTTAAAGTAAAACCAAAG GTCATCTATGTCATGAGGAACCCCAAGGATGTGTTTACATCTTCCTTTCATTACTATGGAATAGCCTCCTTCCTGGTCCACCCAGGCTCACAGGGAGAGTTCCTCCAGAAGTTCCTTGATGGAAAAG TTATGTTTGGCTCCTGGTTTGACCATGTGAAGGGCTGGCTGAACGCTGAAGATAAAGAGCGTATTATGTACATCTCCTACGAAGAGATGATCATG GACCTGAAGGACTCTGTGACCAGGATCGCTCAGTTCTTGGAGAAGCCTTTGGAGCCTGAGGTGATAGAGAAGATAGCAGAGTGTTGTTTGTTCAAGAacatgaagcaaaacaaaatgtcgAACTACTCTGCTGTTCCTCGTGAGTTCCTGGACCAGAGAAAGTCTGAATTCCTCAGGAAAG GCATTGCTGGAGACTGGAAAAACCAGCTGACATCGGATGAAGCAGAGTATTTTGATTCTGTCTACAAAGTCACAATGAAAGATGTCATGTACAAATTCATTTGggattaa